The following coding sequences lie in one Arthrobacter sp. PGP41 genomic window:
- a CDS encoding ABC transporter ATP-binding protein gives MSSETAAGPVGQPQSAVERLHVAGLHAPTDAILSVRDLNVRFNTENGVVHAVRGVDFDLMPGRTLGIVGESGSGKSVTSLAIMGLLPTTAEVTGSVRLKGKELLGLSDKAMCGYRGNELAMVFQDPLSSLTPVYTVGTQIIEALTIHNPAMSKQAKEARAVELLAMVGIPSPKERLRAFPHEFSGGMRQRVMIAIAIANNPRVLIADEPTTALDVTIQAQVLEVLHTAQEETGAAVVMITHDLGVVAGMADDIMVMYAGKPVETGAVDDLYYNPRMPYTMGLLGAVPRVDVAEKASLVPIEGMPPNLVHTPTGCSFAPRCPLAADACLDGEPALLPVPGSAYHSAACIKSESLGGDVDVRDVFAAPPVPVSRFDAIPREERSTVLQLKDVRKHFPLTRGALLKRRIGTIKAVDGLSFDIREGECFSIVGESGSGKTTTLLEIMEFHKDQDGEVVIGGISNKQAADARAKSAMRRELQMVFQDPTGALDPRFTVYEVLAEPLQNAGMDRQAIKKRIMELMKLVGLQPDHVNRFPNQFSGGQRQRIGIARALAVNPKLVVLDEPVSALDVSVQAGVINLLDKLRAELGLSYLLVAHDLSVVRHISSRVAVMYLGKIVEIGEVDRVFDNPRHPYTRALLSAIPVPDPQLERTRERIILRGDLPSPLDAPKGCNFATRCPVFAALPAAKQEKCLTLEPPLEPVPPSPAAQALAAHPLPALDQRFACFFPDGELDEDMLVVHDAADHHAP, from the coding sequence ATGAGCAGCGAAACTGCCGCCGGGCCGGTTGGACAGCCCCAGTCAGCTGTAGAGCGGCTGCACGTCGCGGGCCTGCACGCACCCACGGACGCAATCCTGTCCGTCCGGGACCTGAACGTCCGCTTCAACACTGAAAACGGTGTAGTGCATGCCGTCCGGGGAGTGGACTTCGACCTGATGCCCGGAAGGACGCTGGGCATCGTGGGTGAGTCCGGCTCCGGCAAGTCGGTCACATCCCTTGCCATCATGGGCCTCCTCCCCACAACGGCGGAGGTCACCGGCTCCGTCCGGCTCAAGGGCAAGGAGCTGCTGGGCCTTAGCGACAAAGCCATGTGCGGGTACCGCGGCAATGAGCTGGCCATGGTCTTCCAGGATCCGCTGTCTTCCCTGACGCCGGTCTACACGGTGGGCACGCAGATCATCGAGGCGCTGACCATCCACAACCCCGCCATGAGCAAGCAGGCGAAGGAGGCCCGCGCCGTCGAACTTCTTGCCATGGTGGGCATCCCCAGCCCCAAGGAGCGGCTCAGGGCCTTCCCGCACGAGTTCTCCGGCGGCATGCGCCAGCGGGTGATGATCGCCATCGCCATCGCCAACAACCCTCGGGTGCTCATCGCGGATGAGCCGACGACGGCCCTGGACGTGACCATCCAGGCCCAGGTGCTGGAGGTCCTGCATACCGCGCAGGAGGAAACAGGTGCCGCCGTCGTGATGATCACGCACGACCTCGGCGTGGTGGCCGGCATGGCCGATGACATCATGGTGATGTATGCCGGCAAGCCGGTGGAGACGGGGGCAGTGGATGACCTCTACTACAACCCGCGGATGCCGTACACCATGGGCCTGCTCGGCGCCGTCCCACGCGTTGATGTCGCGGAAAAGGCGTCGCTGGTCCCCATTGAGGGCATGCCGCCCAACCTGGTCCACACACCCACCGGCTGCTCGTTCGCGCCCCGCTGCCCGCTCGCCGCGGACGCCTGCCTCGATGGCGAGCCGGCGCTCCTCCCGGTACCGGGCAGCGCGTACCACAGCGCTGCCTGCATCAAATCGGAGTCCCTTGGCGGTGACGTTGATGTCCGCGATGTCTTCGCCGCCCCGCCCGTGCCCGTCTCACGTTTCGACGCCATCCCGCGGGAGGAGCGCTCAACGGTCCTGCAGCTCAAGGATGTGCGCAAACACTTCCCGCTGACCCGGGGCGCGCTGCTCAAGAGACGGATCGGCACCATCAAGGCAGTGGACGGTCTGAGCTTCGATATCCGCGAAGGGGAGTGCTTCTCCATCGTGGGGGAGTCCGGCTCGGGCAAGACCACCACGCTGCTGGAAATCATGGAATTCCACAAGGACCAGGACGGCGAGGTGGTGATTGGCGGCATCAGCAACAAGCAGGCCGCGGATGCCCGGGCCAAGAGCGCCATGCGCCGTGAACTCCAGATGGTGTTCCAGGACCCCACCGGTGCACTGGATCCGCGCTTCACGGTCTACGAAGTGCTCGCCGAGCCGCTCCAGAACGCGGGTATGGACCGGCAGGCCATCAAGAAGCGCATCATGGAGCTCATGAAGCTGGTGGGCCTGCAGCCGGACCATGTTAACCGCTTTCCCAACCAGTTCTCCGGCGGCCAGCGCCAGCGGATCGGCATAGCCCGCGCCCTGGCCGTGAACCCGAAGCTCGTTGTCCTGGACGAGCCCGTCTCCGCCCTTGATGTCTCCGTCCAGGCCGGCGTCATCAACCTCCTCGACAAGCTCCGCGCTGAACTGGGCCTCAGCTACCTTCTGGTGGCCCACGACCTCTCCGTGGTCCGGCACATTTCCAGCCGGGTGGCCGTGATGTACCTGGGAAAGATCGTGGAGATCGGCGAGGTGGACCGTGTGTTCGACAATCCCCGCCACCCCTACACCCGAGCCCTGCTCTCGGCTATTCCGGTCCCGGACCCGCAGCTGGAACGCACGCGGGAACGCATCATCCTCCGGGGGGACCTGCCCTCGCCGCTGGACGCCCCCAAAGGCTGCAACTTCGCCACCCGCTGCCCCGTTTTCGCAGCGCTGCCGGCGGCGAAGCAGGAAAAGTGCCTGACTCTTGAACCACCTCTGGAGCCCGTACCGCCGTCGCCGGCGGCCCAGGCCCTGGCGGCGCACCCGCTGCCTGCACTGGACCAACGCTTCGCCTGCTTCTTTCCCGACGGGGAGCTGGACGAGGACATGCTGGTGGTCCATGACGCGGCGGACCACCACGCACCCTAG
- a CDS encoding NAD(P)H-dependent oxidoreductase has product MTKSTVLTLVGSLRAGSTNQKLAEAIQLNAPEQVDVVIHESLGNIPFYNEDIDVEGQVPEAAAALRAAANGADTLLLVTPEHNGTVPAALKNAIDWLSRPFGAGALAGKPTAVVGTAFGQYGGVWAQDEARKAAGIAGAQILEDVKLAVPGSMVRFAELHPKDDAEVVEQIKGVFDALAAARPAA; this is encoded by the coding sequence ATGACCAAGAGCACCGTCCTTACCCTCGTCGGCAGCCTCCGCGCCGGCTCCACCAACCAGAAACTGGCCGAGGCAATCCAGCTGAACGCACCGGAGCAGGTGGACGTGGTGATCCACGAGAGCCTGGGCAACATCCCGTTCTACAACGAGGACATCGATGTGGAGGGCCAGGTGCCCGAGGCAGCCGCCGCGCTCCGCGCCGCCGCCAATGGGGCGGACACGCTGCTGCTCGTCACTCCGGAGCACAACGGAACGGTGCCGGCCGCACTGAAGAACGCCATCGACTGGCTGTCCCGCCCCTTCGGTGCCGGCGCCCTCGCCGGCAAGCCCACCGCCGTCGTCGGAACTGCCTTTGGCCAGTACGGCGGGGTCTGGGCACAGGACGAGGCCCGCAAGGCTGCTGGCATCGCCGGCGCCCAGATCCTGGAGGACGTCAAGCTCGCCGTGCCCGGCTCCATGGTGCGCTTCGCTGAGCTCCACCCGAAGGACGACGCAGAGGTGGTGGAGCAGATCAAGGGTGTGTTCGACGCCCTCGCGGCCGCCCGGCCCGCAGCTTAA
- a CDS encoding Gfo/Idh/MocA family protein produces MTGDQASQRTIRTAVVGFGLSGSVFHAPLIAADPRYSLDLIATSNPGRDAAATARYPGVRTVPDGQAVLARADEVDLVVLGTPPATHYPLAKAALEAGVDVVVDKPFAVTSGQGQELTTLAEELGRLLTVFQNRRWDGDFLTVQKLLSADALGKVTRFESRFERWSPAIAKAWKARATAAEGGGTLFDLGSHLIDQALQLFGPASVVHAELKARRSDERADDDVFLVLRHESGVLSHLTMNMMCAQQGPRFRVLGSVGGFTKKGVDPQEPYIAAGGSPLDAEYGEEAPEWAGLLGRDGHLDALPTERGAYPEFYRILADKILDGGATSPKPLPVKPEEAVEALKLIEEARKLAH; encoded by the coding sequence ATGACCGGGGACCAAGCTTCACAGCGCACCATCCGTACCGCCGTCGTGGGGTTCGGGCTTTCCGGAAGCGTGTTCCACGCCCCCCTGATAGCGGCGGACCCCCGCTATTCGCTGGATCTCATCGCCACCTCCAACCCCGGCAGGGACGCCGCGGCCACCGCCCGGTATCCGGGGGTGCGGACAGTACCGGATGGCCAGGCGGTCCTTGCCCGCGCGGATGAGGTGGACCTCGTGGTCCTGGGAACACCGCCGGCTACCCACTATCCCTTGGCCAAGGCGGCCCTGGAGGCAGGCGTGGATGTAGTGGTGGACAAGCCGTTCGCCGTGACGAGTGGACAAGGCCAGGAGTTGACCACGCTGGCCGAGGAGCTGGGGCGGCTCCTGACGGTATTCCAGAACCGGCGGTGGGACGGCGACTTCCTGACGGTGCAAAAACTCCTGTCCGCTGACGCGCTGGGCAAGGTCACGCGGTTCGAGTCCCGCTTCGAGCGGTGGTCCCCGGCCATCGCGAAGGCCTGGAAGGCGCGCGCCACCGCGGCGGAGGGCGGCGGTACGCTGTTCGATCTGGGCAGCCACCTGATCGACCAGGCGCTCCAGCTCTTTGGCCCGGCCTCCGTGGTCCACGCAGAGTTGAAGGCACGCAGGTCGGACGAGAGGGCGGACGACGACGTGTTCCTGGTACTTCGGCACGAATCCGGTGTTTTGAGCCACCTGACCATGAACATGATGTGCGCCCAGCAGGGACCGCGGTTCCGGGTGCTGGGTTCCGTTGGCGGATTCACGAAGAAAGGCGTGGACCCGCAGGAGCCGTACATCGCAGCGGGAGGCAGCCCGTTGGACGCCGAATACGGGGAGGAGGCGCCGGAATGGGCAGGACTGCTGGGCCGCGATGGCCACCTCGACGCCCTGCCCACCGAACGCGGCGCCTACCCCGAGTTCTACCGTATCCTCGCGGACAAAATCCTCGACGGCGGAGCGACGTCCCCCAAGCCCCTCCCGGTCAAGCCGGAAGAGGCCGTCGAGGCACTCAAACTAATAGAAGAAGCACGAAAGCTCGCGCATTAA
- a CDS encoding ABC transporter permease — MFRYLAKRGITYIFMIFLTTSAGYFLAVSSLKPALLEQERIPRPTPEQVANSMRLKGLDPDLSPWERYVEWLTAIVTRWDWGRSPNGAFINAEFGDRVWISTRLFLASIILTLVIGVALGVYSAARQYKFQDRAITSYSYLAYIVPAPIAYFLVQLGAININETVGERIFFVTGISTPGIEPGWTQFVDMLAHYAVPTVAITLVGWGSYQIAQRQYLLDNVNADFVRTARAKGLTRNQAISRHALRVSFIPVAQSIAFTIPAIFAGGFFAEKIFAWPGVGSWSIDAISLQDVNAATATLAYGSVIFALGAILADFATTLVDPRVRVQ, encoded by the coding sequence ATGTTCAGGTACCTCGCCAAGCGCGGCATCACGTACATCTTCATGATCTTCCTGACCACCTCGGCCGGATATTTCCTGGCGGTCAGCTCCCTGAAGCCCGCGCTGCTTGAACAGGAACGGATTCCCCGCCCAACCCCGGAGCAGGTGGCAAACTCCATGCGGCTGAAGGGCCTCGATCCCGATCTCAGCCCGTGGGAACGGTACGTCGAATGGCTCACCGCGATCGTGACCCGCTGGGACTGGGGCCGGAGCCCCAACGGCGCCTTCATCAACGCCGAGTTCGGGGACCGTGTCTGGATCTCCACGCGACTCTTCCTGGCCTCCATCATCCTCACCCTGGTGATCGGCGTGGCCCTGGGAGTCTACTCGGCCGCGCGCCAGTACAAGTTCCAGGACCGGGCCATCACGTCGTACAGCTACCTTGCCTACATCGTTCCCGCCCCGATTGCCTACTTCCTGGTGCAGCTGGGCGCCATCAATATCAACGAAACCGTGGGCGAGCGCATCTTCTTCGTCACCGGCATCTCCACCCCTGGCATAGAGCCTGGCTGGACCCAGTTCGTCGACATGCTGGCGCACTACGCGGTTCCCACGGTGGCCATCACGTTGGTGGGCTGGGGGTCCTACCAGATCGCCCAGCGCCAATACCTCCTGGACAACGTCAACGCGGACTTCGTCCGGACAGCCCGCGCCAAGGGGCTTACCCGCAACCAGGCGATCTCACGGCATGCACTGCGGGTCTCCTTCATTCCGGTGGCCCAAAGCATTGCCTTCACAATCCCGGCCATCTTTGCAGGCGGCTTCTTCGCTGAAAAGATCTTCGCGTGGCCAGGCGTGGGTTCGTGGAGCATCGACGCCATCTCGCTCCAGGACGTGAATGCCGCCACCGCCACCCTGGCGTACGGTTCGGTCATTTTCGCCCTCGGAGCCATACTGGCGGATTTCGCCACCACCCTTGTCGACCCGAGAGTGCGGGTGCAGTAG
- a CDS encoding TetR/AcrR family transcriptional regulator, whose amino-acid sequence MSFIPLRPGLTPEPSPERSDAARNRERLLKAAQELIEECGAQGLTMDRLAEHAGVGKGTVFRRFGSRAGLMLTLLSESEAAFQARFLFGPPPLGPGAPGLERLIAFGAARIAYVMEFGELVLAAENAARGRFEAPPAALWHRHIEVLLQEEGFQPDPWLMAGSLSATLDPERLLTLVKVHGVAPERLAASWRELVTRVVRGA is encoded by the coding sequence GTGAGCTTCATCCCACTGCGGCCCGGGCTGACCCCGGAACCCTCCCCCGAACGCAGCGATGCTGCGCGGAACAGGGAGCGACTGCTGAAGGCTGCGCAGGAGCTTATTGAGGAATGCGGCGCCCAGGGCCTGACCATGGACCGGCTCGCTGAGCACGCCGGCGTGGGCAAAGGCACCGTCTTCCGCCGGTTCGGCAGCCGGGCCGGGCTGATGCTGACCCTCCTGAGTGAATCGGAGGCCGCCTTCCAGGCGCGTTTCCTTTTTGGGCCGCCGCCACTGGGGCCCGGCGCTCCCGGGCTGGAGCGGCTCATCGCGTTCGGTGCCGCAAGAATCGCCTACGTGATGGAGTTCGGCGAGCTCGTGCTCGCGGCGGAGAATGCAGCGCGGGGCCGCTTCGAAGCGCCTCCCGCGGCGCTCTGGCACCGCCATATCGAGGTGCTGCTCCAGGAAGAGGGATTCCAACCCGACCCCTGGCTGATGGCGGGATCCCTTAGCGCCACCCTTGACCCGGAGCGGCTGCTGACCTTGGTGAAAGTCCACGGCGTAGCCCCCGAACGGTTGGCGGCCTCATGGCGGGAGCTTGTCACACGGGTGGTCCGCGGCGCGTAG
- the ald gene encoding alanine dehydrogenase, protein MIIGVPKEIKNNEFRVAITAAGVHEFRSNGHTVLVERGAGLGSGITDEEYSIAGAEIVNEADDVWARADMVMKVKEPIKAEYHRFRKGLILFTYLHLAAEPELTRELINSGVTAIAYETVQEGRTLPLLAPMSEVAGRLSVQVGAASLMAPAGGKGVLLGGVPGVRPAKVVVLGAGVAGTNAAAMALGLGADVTIMDININRLRELDAQYQGRLKTVASNKYEIEKSVVDADLVIGSVLIPGAKAPKLVTNDLVARMKPGSVLVDIAVDQGGCFEDTHPTTHQEPTYKVHNTIFYCVANMPGAVPNTSTYALTNVTLRYAVSLANLGVKAAFDRDPALAAGLNIAAGHVAHHSVSEAHNLPLVADWHELVSA, encoded by the coding sequence ATGATCATCGGCGTCCCTAAAGAAATCAAGAACAACGAGTTCCGGGTGGCCATCACCGCCGCCGGTGTCCACGAGTTCCGCAGCAACGGCCACACCGTCCTGGTGGAGCGCGGCGCGGGGCTGGGCTCCGGCATCACCGACGAGGAATACTCCATCGCCGGCGCCGAAATCGTCAATGAAGCCGACGACGTGTGGGCCCGCGCCGACATGGTCATGAAGGTCAAGGAGCCCATCAAGGCCGAGTACCACCGCTTCCGCAAGGGCCTGATCCTTTTCACCTACCTCCACCTGGCCGCCGAGCCCGAACTCACCCGCGAGCTCATCAACTCCGGCGTCACCGCCATCGCCTACGAAACCGTCCAGGAAGGCCGCACCCTTCCGTTGCTCGCCCCCATGTCAGAGGTTGCGGGCCGGCTTTCCGTGCAGGTGGGCGCCGCGTCCCTGATGGCACCCGCCGGCGGAAAGGGCGTGCTGCTCGGCGGCGTTCCCGGCGTCCGGCCCGCCAAGGTAGTTGTCCTGGGCGCGGGCGTTGCCGGCACGAACGCCGCAGCCATGGCACTGGGCCTGGGCGCCGACGTCACCATCATGGACATCAACATCAACCGGCTGCGCGAACTGGACGCCCAGTACCAGGGCCGGCTCAAGACCGTGGCATCCAACAAGTACGAGATCGAGAAGTCCGTGGTGGACGCCGACCTGGTGATCGGCTCCGTCCTGATCCCCGGCGCCAAAGCCCCCAAGCTCGTCACCAATGACCTCGTGGCCCGCATGAAGCCCGGCTCAGTCCTGGTGGACATCGCCGTGGACCAGGGCGGCTGCTTCGAGGACACACACCCCACCACGCACCAGGAACCCACCTACAAGGTGCACAACACCATCTTCTACTGCGTAGCCAACATGCCCGGCGCCGTACCCAACACCTCCACCTACGCGCTGACCAACGTCACCCTGCGCTACGCGGTGTCCCTCGCCAACCTGGGCGTCAAGGCAGCCTTCGACCGCGACCCCGCCCTGGCCGCAGGCCTGAACATCGCCGCCGGCCACGTGGCACACCACTCCGTGTCCGAGGCACACAACCTGCCGCTCGTCGCCGACTGGCACGAACTGGTTTCGGCTTAA
- a CDS encoding ABC transporter permease: MTNLNAVDPAAVAQDAHLENADVVIGKNTIIFRRFMRNKTAVAGLAIFLALTLFSFVGGYFTPWDKETIDPFNIGMPPSAEHYLGTSQAGIDLYAMTVEGTRISILIGLIVGLVSVLVAAVYGCTMAYFGGKVDKVMLFILEALIMMPALLVVAVATSGGGEGLRRDLPSWLLLIIVLLVFSWMGTARLIRSMSMSLMQRDFVKAAQYMGVPARRIVWRHLVPNIGSLLVLDITRGVTGAILAEVAFSFIGIGIKVPDVSLGVLIGGATSQVQTFPWMFWVPLTVMFLLTGSLAMMNDGLRDAFDPSSSSSGSARKRTAPKTRVKGNAS; this comes from the coding sequence GTGACCAACCTCAATGCGGTTGATCCGGCCGCAGTCGCCCAGGACGCGCACCTGGAGAACGCCGACGTCGTCATTGGCAAGAACACCATCATCTTCCGCCGGTTCATGCGGAACAAGACGGCTGTGGCGGGCCTTGCCATCTTCCTTGCCCTGACCCTCTTTTCCTTCGTGGGCGGATACTTCACCCCCTGGGACAAGGAAACGATCGACCCCTTCAACATCGGCATGCCGCCGTCGGCCGAGCACTACCTGGGCACCTCACAGGCGGGCATCGACCTCTACGCGATGACCGTGGAGGGCACGCGGATTTCCATCCTGATCGGCCTGATTGTGGGGCTTGTTTCGGTGCTCGTCGCCGCCGTCTACGGGTGCACCATGGCCTACTTCGGCGGCAAGGTGGACAAGGTGATGCTCTTCATCCTGGAAGCGCTCATCATGATGCCGGCCCTCCTGGTAGTGGCGGTGGCCACCAGCGGCGGAGGTGAGGGGCTCAGGCGGGACCTGCCGTCGTGGCTGCTGCTCATCATCGTGCTGCTCGTCTTCAGCTGGATGGGCACGGCAAGGCTGATCCGGTCCATGTCCATGTCACTGATGCAGCGCGACTTCGTCAAGGCAGCCCAGTACATGGGCGTCCCGGCACGCAGGATCGTGTGGCGGCACCTGGTCCCCAACATCGGGTCGCTGCTGGTCCTGGACATCACCCGCGGCGTTACCGGTGCCATCCTCGCGGAAGTTGCCTTCTCCTTCATCGGCATCGGCATCAAAGTTCCGGATGTGAGCCTCGGCGTGCTGATCGGCGGCGCCACGTCCCAGGTGCAGACCTTCCCCTGGATGTTTTGGGTGCCGTTGACCGTCATGTTCCTCCTTACCGGGTCCCTGGCAATGATGAACGACGGCCTGCGGGATGCCTTCGACCCCAGCTCAAGTTCATCCGGCAGCGCCAGGAAACGCACCGCCCCGAAAACCCGCGTAAAGGGGAATGCCTCATGA
- a CDS encoding ABC transporter family substrate-binding protein yields the protein MRNLNRIGGAAAIAAALALTACGGGGGSTGPETAKGQEAGSDLSKLISINEKPAADLEQGGKVTLPLGNIGPDFNGFSNNGNSADNSALQIPMNPVAVNSGGIGGCWKVDFEGKATPNKDFCEDVKNEVKDGKQTITIKVNEKATYNDGTPIDIKAFQNTWNILKSPDAGYDIVSSGSYEFVESVEAGSSDKEIIVKTSQPVYPLEDLFFGLIHPAVNSPEVFNEGFNGELHPEWMAGPFKLDQYDTAAKTVTLVPNEKWWGNKPVLENVVFRQLETSAQIAAFKNGEIDAMSANTISLYKQLDGTKDSEVRRGQRLFAGGMNLNAQRITDVAVRKAIFAAVDREALRKVRFNGLNWEEPSSGSMMLLPFSEYYQDNYPVKETGPDAAKKVLTDAGYKANANGIMEKDGKPAAFKISNFGDDPTTLAFTQTLQKQLQAGGMDVGIDQRASADFGKVLGAREFDMSVSGYTVGADATSAVKQYYDSKTNENQLGDAELDKKIADLASIEDNAKRNKAAMDVEKEHMAKYYSMGVVMNGPQISFVRTGLANYGPSLFQSLSQVPDWTTLGWEKK from the coding sequence ATGAGGAATCTGAACAGGATCGGCGGAGCGGCGGCCATTGCCGCAGCTCTGGCGCTGACGGCCTGCGGCGGCGGTGGCGGGTCCACCGGGCCGGAAACGGCCAAGGGCCAGGAGGCAGGCAGCGACCTCTCCAAGCTCATCAGCATCAATGAGAAGCCGGCAGCCGATCTTGAACAGGGCGGCAAGGTCACGCTTCCGCTGGGCAACATCGGCCCGGATTTCAACGGATTCTCCAACAACGGCAACAGTGCGGACAACTCCGCGCTGCAGATTCCGATGAACCCGGTGGCCGTGAACAGCGGCGGCATCGGCGGCTGCTGGAAAGTCGACTTCGAGGGCAAGGCGACCCCCAACAAGGACTTCTGCGAGGACGTCAAGAACGAAGTCAAGGACGGCAAGCAAACCATCACCATCAAGGTGAACGAGAAGGCCACCTACAACGACGGCACCCCCATCGACATCAAGGCCTTCCAGAACACCTGGAACATCCTCAAGAGCCCGGATGCCGGCTACGACATCGTCTCCTCGGGATCGTACGAGTTTGTTGAGTCCGTCGAGGCCGGCAGCAGCGACAAGGAAATCATCGTCAAGACCAGCCAGCCGGTGTACCCGCTGGAGGACCTGTTCTTCGGCCTGATCCATCCCGCCGTGAACAGCCCCGAAGTCTTCAACGAGGGCTTCAACGGCGAACTGCACCCGGAGTGGATGGCCGGCCCGTTCAAGCTGGACCAGTACGACACCGCAGCCAAGACCGTCACCCTGGTTCCCAACGAGAAGTGGTGGGGCAACAAGCCGGTCCTGGAGAACGTGGTGTTCCGCCAGCTTGAGACCAGTGCCCAGATCGCTGCCTTCAAGAACGGCGAGATCGACGCCATGTCCGCCAACACCATCTCGCTCTACAAGCAGCTTGACGGCACCAAGGACTCCGAGGTCCGCCGCGGGCAGCGCCTGTTTGCCGGCGGCATGAACCTCAACGCCCAGCGCATCACCGATGTGGCTGTCCGCAAGGCGATCTTCGCCGCCGTCGACCGCGAAGCCCTCCGCAAGGTCCGCTTCAACGGCCTGAACTGGGAAGAGCCCAGCTCCGGCTCCATGATGCTGCTGCCTTTCTCCGAGTACTACCAGGACAACTACCCCGTGAAGGAAACCGGTCCGGATGCCGCCAAGAAGGTCCTGACCGACGCCGGCTACAAGGCGAACGCCAACGGCATCATGGAGAAGGACGGCAAGCCCGCCGCCTTCAAGATCAGCAACTTCGGTGACGACCCCACCACCCTCGCCTTCACCCAGACACTGCAGAAGCAGCTCCAGGCCGGCGGCATGGATGTTGGCATCGACCAGCGCGCTTCTGCCGACTTCGGCAAGGTCCTGGGTGCCCGTGAGTTCGACATGAGCGTTTCCGGTTACACGGTTGGCGCGGACGCCACGTCCGCCGTCAAGCAGTACTACGACTCCAAGACCAACGAAAACCAGCTGGGCGACGCCGAGCTGGACAAGAAGATCGCGGACCTGGCGTCCATCGAGGACAACGCCAAGCGCAACAAGGCGGCCATGGACGTGGAGAAGGAGCACATGGCGAAGTACTACTCCATGGGCGTGGTCATGAACGGCCCGCAGATCTCCTTCGTCCGCACCGGCCTGGCCAACTACGGCCCGTCCCTGTTCCAGAGCCTTTCGCAGGTTCCGGACTGGACCACCCTCGGCTGGGAAAAGAAGTAG
- a CDS encoding PucR family transcriptional regulator, whose product MQQQGVEQLVEQVAQKLGRGLSLEDLDGVLLAYSSNQSHADRVRVNFLLSKKVPADVSAWQLSHGIATAVRPVVVPANQDLGMLGRVCVPLMVRGFRVGYLWVQQDSADENPTAILTQLPAVNHELETLSGLLLDSNTAESEFRRGREREFLAACSGEPNAVAAIAGWKEIQGRGPWQVVTVLDADGWAGGSDPIASTLIHRSAALQATIGVDSALFSAGTDTHSVVLFRELSGRANHAQVLVHYQLELAKRSGRPVQRIILGISEGFGRPRGLAAAYRQSKLAAQAAAVDPQLGELVDCRATGVYQLLASAGGGASAWADSASVYFRMLEDHDRNGELLPVLELLYDNDGSVQDVATKLHLHRSSIYNRLGRIRQLLGVDPLKGMPRLELHAALKMRRWAGRPRI is encoded by the coding sequence ATGCAGCAGCAGGGTGTGGAACAGCTGGTTGAACAGGTGGCGCAGAAGTTGGGCCGTGGCCTGTCACTGGAGGATCTGGACGGGGTGCTGCTGGCCTACAGCTCCAACCAGTCCCACGCGGACCGGGTGCGGGTGAACTTCCTGCTGAGCAAGAAAGTGCCGGCCGACGTCAGCGCCTGGCAGCTCTCGCACGGCATTGCCACCGCCGTCCGTCCGGTGGTGGTGCCGGCCAACCAGGACCTGGGCATGCTGGGCCGGGTGTGCGTTCCGCTGATGGTGCGCGGCTTCCGGGTGGGGTACCTGTGGGTGCAGCAGGACTCCGCCGATGAGAATCCGACCGCGATCCTCACCCAGTTGCCGGCCGTCAACCACGAGCTTGAAACGTTGTCAGGGCTCCTGCTCGATTCGAACACGGCCGAGTCCGAATTCCGGCGGGGGCGTGAACGGGAGTTCCTGGCCGCCTGCTCCGGCGAGCCCAACGCCGTGGCCGCCATTGCAGGCTGGAAGGAAATCCAGGGCCGCGGTCCCTGGCAGGTGGTGACAGTGCTCGACGCCGATGGCTGGGCCGGCGGATCCGACCCCATCGCCTCCACCCTCATCCACCGCTCTGCCGCGCTCCAGGCGACCATCGGCGTCGACTCCGCCCTGTTCAGCGCCGGCACGGACACCCATTCCGTTGTGCTGTTCCGCGAATTGTCCGGCCGGGCCAACCACGCCCAGGTGCTGGTCCACTACCAGCTGGAGCTTGCCAAGCGTTCCGGCCGTCCGGTGCAGCGCATCATTTTGGGCATCAGCGAGGGCTTTGGCCGGCCGCGCGGGCTCGCCGCGGCGTACCGCCAATCCAAGCTGGCGGCCCAGGCTGCCGCCGTGGATCCGCAGCTCGGGGAACTCGTGGACTGCAGGGCCACGGGCGTCTACCAGCTGCTCGCGTCCGCTGGCGGAGGCGCGAGTGCCTGGGCTGACTCGGCTTCGGTCTACTTCCGCATGCTTGAGGACCACGACCGCAACGGGGAGCTGCTTCCGGTCCTGGAACTCCTGTACGACAACGACGGCTCGGTCCAGGACGTGGCCACCAAGCTCCACCTGCATCGCAGCAGCATCTACAACAGGCTGGGCCGGATTCGCCAGCTGCTCGGCGTTGATCCGCTCAAAGGGATGCCCCGCCTGGAGCTCCATGCCGCGCTAAAGATGCGCCGCTGGGCGGGCCGGCCACGCATCTGA